In candidate division WOR-3 bacterium, one DNA window encodes the following:
- a CDS encoding tetratricopeptide repeat protein, translating to MKKDKINTTIKTGENFPNSKKDISQTDNPRDKLDVLFDLAQDYSKKGDFHLSLKTLDNALNLAIESRNDDGMASAYHMIGTVYFKIKNYDKATENYLNALSLREAMEAPEKIAATLNNLSIIYIETLKYDTALECLFKALSSSEFAGDNKSVSGICNNIGILYLRNGEIDKANQYFEKSLKTIKSTGDEKILSNLYMNIAMSLCESQSYRDSLEYFEKSIELKRKIDDPWGLSSAYLNLGEAHKNLGNFEEALGFLNKSLKERVKIGDKKDLAMVNSAIGSVYSGKGDMLNAREYFEKAYFYSTGIEMAYHRKEIVKNMAEISRKLGDLSRAYDLIVEYYQIQENINENEKKSRMREIELNYEIDRIERENKIVSERNTELEKTKRKLDYARIELKKIAEELSSAVQSKDNLFDLISQDIRNSLDFVQTNLNFLALKGNVENSEISQSLKSVFERVNYSRLLIEKIARIFELENPSFGLKLKKEDLNTLIGSLMPSLKEACKDKNIDLELCACESSLAVYLDKIAFEEILDSILVSMIKFAKRDSLLELKLSKNVKESFIKIKYNGPGMFLEYIPSFDEKIQASTRIGLDLDKEIWLSLLIAKKLIELHRGKFSIDNDIHKGTEFTISLPLA from the coding sequence GTGAAAAAAGACAAGATTAATACCACTATTAAAACCGGTGAAAACTTTCCAAATAGCAAAAAAGATATTTCTCAAACAGATAACCCTAGGGATAAACTGGATGTTCTTTTCGATCTCGCCCAAGATTACAGCAAAAAGGGAGATTTCCACTTAAGCCTTAAAACTTTGGACAATGCTCTGAACCTTGCCATCGAAAGCAGAAACGACGACGGCATGGCGAGTGCTTACCATATGATTGGAACAGTTTATTTTAAAATCAAGAACTACGATAAAGCCACCGAGAATTATTTAAACGCGCTTTCTCTCAGAGAGGCAATGGAAGCCCCTGAAAAAATCGCCGCGACTTTGAACAATTTGTCAATAATATATATTGAAACGTTAAAATACGACACCGCCCTTGAATGCCTTTTCAAAGCTCTTTCTTCAAGCGAATTCGCTGGCGACAATAAAAGCGTATCTGGAATATGCAACAATATAGGTATCTTGTATTTGCGAAACGGGGAGATTGATAAAGCCAATCAATATTTCGAAAAATCCCTTAAAACAATAAAAAGCACGGGTGATGAAAAAATTCTCTCGAACCTTTACATGAATATTGCCATGTCTCTTTGTGAAAGCCAGAGTTACAGGGACTCTTTGGAATACTTCGAAAAGAGCATTGAACTGAAGAGAAAGATAGATGACCCATGGGGTCTTTCCTCGGCGTATTTGAACCTTGGAGAAGCCCATAAAAACCTCGGAAACTTCGAAGAAGCTCTCGGCTTTTTAAACAAATCGCTCAAAGAGAGGGTTAAAATCGGCGACAAAAAAGATCTCGCAATGGTGAACAGCGCCATCGGTTCTGTTTACTCAGGAAAGGGAGATATGCTGAATGCCCGAGAATATTTCGAAAAAGCTTACTTTTATTCGACTGGAATAGAGATGGCTTATCATAGAAAAGAAATAGTAAAAAATATGGCTGAAATCTCCAGGAAACTCGGAGATCTGAGCAGAGCTTATGATCTGATAGTAGAATATTATCAAATCCAAGAGAATATCAACGAGAATGAAAAAAAATCGAGAATGAGAGAAATCGAACTCAATTATGAAATAGACAGGATCGAAAGGGAAAATAAAATTGTGAGTGAGAGAAACACCGAGCTTGAAAAGACCAAGAGAAAACTTGACTATGCCAGAATTGAATTGAAAAAAATCGCAGAGGAGCTCTCTTCCGCTGTGCAGTCTAAAGACAATCTTTTTGATTTAATTTCTCAAGACATCAGGAACAGTCTCGATTTCGTACAGACAAACCTTAATTTTTTAGCTTTAAAAGGAAATGTAGAAAATTCCGAGATCTCACAATCTTTAAAATCCGTGTTTGAACGAGTGAACTATTCACGATTGCTTATAGAAAAAATTGCGAGGATTTTCGAACTCGAAAATCCTTCATTTGGTCTGAAACTAAAAAAAGAGGATTTAAACACCCTGATCGGATCTTTGATGCCTTCTCTGAAGGAAGCTTGTAAAGATAAAAATATCGATTTAGAACTCTGTGCATGTGAAAGCTCTCTTGCTGTGTATTTGGACAAAATAGCTTTCGAAGAGATACTGGATAGTATTCTCGTTTCGATGATTAAATTCGCGAAAAGGGACAGTTTACTTGAACTAAAGCTTTCAAAGAACGTCAAGGAATCTTTTATAAAAATAAAATACAACGGACCCGGAATGTTTTTGGAGTATATTCCTTCTTTTGACGAGAAAATACAGGCATCTACCAGGATTGGATTGGATTTAGACAAGGAAATTTGGTTGTCTCTTCTCATTGCGAAAAAACTGATCGAACTTCACAGGGGAAAATTTTCTATAGATAATGATATTCACAAAGGCACGGAATTCACGATTTCTCTACCGCTCGCTTAA
- a CDS encoding tetratricopeptide repeat protein gives RILKPLEQKKFAGVLLVEGSTGVGKTRFLNNAREIFSDKLGLNWVGMRCDDLISYSFKPFTEYLKLYFKTESPLTENLKSEEVEKKFNDLLSKLENEKLRSNLSFGKIFLSALIGLENSTAVYSMYDAKAVYDNTLSALKNFFLALSTLSKLVIEIEDTNWMDSDSVKLINFMVQNIENYPFLIVLSYRPTRALQDEITTDKLNKITLLEFEKDDSRFYVKRRIEELAENRNFVPRGIVEKIIEITEGNPLFMEQIILFLKNKGKLDTADNLTVEEFEFPSDINSLIISRIDLLKYKLKNLVKIASVLGKDFDTQILSWVSSQADIFTFLLEGEKESIWAPRSDFYYTFLHSMIRECVYRMQLKKDLVDLHQKTGEVIEKIYGDRIEEKFEELSYHYHRAENSSKSVFYLYKSAEKLRLKYRYSDASSYYEKLIYALLPRGEESFVGPELEDTAIMSIDGRLSVLKEETQLERILIKAAEIERFLGDWQKADKYYRFAIKYAEKNKDMHLYYVSKRHLGRHLLSKGEYEEAQKILKEAELHFTSNHLDKELADVFGDFGFLFASQGDYAKALDYYDLQKSLYEKVKDEKGLSQVMLDQGVVFWRQGFMDKAMQAFRKQLEIAQKIQDKRLYARAIGNIGLVHAMKGELEQAKDSLQENLKVMKELGDRVELSKTFGNLGVLNKDMGNLTEAERLFDQKLSVVKELGDRAEIQQVTTNIGILKMQGGDVKMAKKHLVSALKMSNSLKDEKGKAFILSSLGQLYYKIGDLQKTIDNYQKSLEISRTIGDQTGVFSCLGNIGTSYLELGKDKKALKYLKKQLLEAKKTGVDRNLMYAMINLGIVHGKLKDLRSARKYLKSAQKIALGLKNDKFSKEINVYLANAEISSKKYKSAEKRLKEVIRVSHDQETEIEAETMLLRLKNLSKSSPGELIENIKKLTGFKNYPPDKKIKAHMLYEITKSMNRIRKKPELLILSVDEDFISQCLYLTGSRKKRGFLHEKPDRILFLFAEETYKFLKTLNRERSTKDLSKKTNEMKKVLERTKDAVIKKK, from the coding sequence AAAGAATTCTAAAACCGCTCGAGCAGAAGAAATTTGCCGGGGTGCTTCTTGTCGAGGGGTCGACCGGGGTTGGGAAAACCAGGTTTTTAAACAACGCCAGAGAAATATTTTCTGATAAATTAGGTTTGAACTGGGTGGGCATGAGGTGCGATGATTTAATTTCCTATAGTTTTAAACCTTTCACGGAATATCTTAAATTGTATTTTAAAACCGAAAGCCCTTTGACTGAAAACCTAAAAAGCGAAGAGGTAGAAAAAAAATTCAACGACCTCCTTTCAAAATTGGAAAACGAAAAATTACGTTCGAATCTGTCTTTCGGGAAAATATTTTTGAGCGCCCTCATCGGGCTTGAAAACAGCACGGCTGTCTATTCTATGTATGATGCCAAAGCAGTATATGACAATACTTTGAGCGCTTTGAAAAATTTCTTTCTCGCCCTTTCGACCTTGTCAAAGCTTGTAATTGAAATCGAAGACACGAACTGGATGGACAGCGATTCGGTGAAGTTGATAAACTTTATGGTCCAAAACATCGAAAACTACCCGTTTTTAATTGTGCTCTCTTACAGACCCACAAGAGCGCTTCAAGATGAAATTACGACAGACAAACTCAACAAGATCACTCTTTTGGAGTTTGAAAAGGATGATTCCCGTTTTTACGTTAAAAGGAGGATCGAAGAACTCGCAGAAAACCGAAATTTTGTCCCGCGCGGTATTGTTGAAAAAATAATCGAAATCACAGAAGGCAACCCTCTTTTCATGGAACAAATAATACTCTTTCTTAAAAACAAGGGCAAACTCGATACTGCTGACAATTTGACTGTCGAAGAATTCGAATTTCCATCTGACATAAACTCCCTGATAATTTCAAGAATAGACCTCCTGAAGTACAAACTTAAAAATCTGGTCAAAATCGCCTCGGTTTTGGGGAAAGATTTTGACACGCAGATTCTTTCATGGGTGTCTTCTCAAGCGGATATTTTTACATTTTTGCTCGAAGGTGAAAAGGAGTCAATATGGGCGCCGAGATCCGATTTCTACTACACTTTTTTGCATTCTATGATTCGTGAATGCGTTTATAGAATGCAGTTGAAGAAAGATTTGGTCGATCTTCATCAAAAGACAGGGGAGGTAATTGAAAAAATTTACGGGGATAGAATAGAAGAGAAATTCGAAGAGTTGTCCTACCATTATCATAGAGCGGAAAACAGTTCAAAAAGCGTGTTTTATCTCTATAAATCAGCTGAGAAACTCCGTTTGAAATATCGTTATTCAGACGCTTCGTCTTATTACGAAAAATTGATATACGCTTTGCTTCCCCGGGGAGAAGAGTCGTTTGTTGGACCTGAACTCGAAGATACAGCAATAATGAGCATTGACGGAAGGTTAAGTGTCCTAAAAGAAGAGACCCAATTAGAGCGAATCCTGATAAAGGCTGCTGAAATAGAGAGGTTTTTAGGTGATTGGCAGAAAGCTGATAAGTATTATCGTTTTGCTATAAAATACGCCGAGAAAAATAAAGACATGCACTTGTATTACGTGTCAAAGAGGCATTTGGGCAGGCATCTTCTGAGCAAAGGCGAATACGAAGAAGCTCAGAAAATCCTGAAAGAAGCCGAACTCCATTTCACCTCAAATCATCTTGACAAAGAACTCGCAGATGTCTTTGGTGATTTTGGATTTTTGTTCGCGAGCCAGGGTGATTATGCCAAAGCCCTGGATTACTATGACCTTCAGAAATCATTATACGAAAAGGTTAAAGATGAGAAGGGGCTTTCGCAGGTAATGCTAGATCAGGGTGTCGTTTTTTGGAGACAGGGTTTCATGGATAAAGCGATGCAGGCATTTCGAAAGCAACTGGAAATTGCTCAAAAAATACAGGACAAAAGATTGTACGCCCGAGCGATAGGAAATATCGGGCTTGTGCACGCCATGAAAGGCGAACTTGAACAGGCTAAAGACTCCCTGCAAGAAAATTTGAAAGTAATGAAAGAACTTGGAGACAGAGTAGAATTGTCTAAAACTTTCGGCAACCTCGGTGTTTTGAATAAAGATATGGGTAATCTAACGGAAGCGGAGAGGCTTTTCGATCAAAAACTCTCTGTTGTCAAAGAATTGGGAGACAGAGCTGAAATTCAGCAGGTCACAACCAACATTGGTATTTTGAAAATGCAGGGCGGAGATGTCAAAATGGCAAAAAAACACCTTGTGTCAGCCCTCAAAATGTCAAATTCGCTCAAGGATGAAAAAGGTAAAGCATTTATATTGAGCAGTTTAGGCCAGTTATACTACAAAATTGGAGATTTGCAAAAGACGATAGACAATTATCAAAAGAGTTTGGAGATTTCTCGGACTATTGGAGATCAAACTGGTGTCTTTTCTTGTCTCGGAAATATTGGGACATCTTATTTGGAACTTGGTAAAGACAAAAAAGCCTTGAAGTATTTAAAAAAACAGCTTTTGGAGGCTAAAAAAACCGGAGTTGACAGGAATTTGATGTACGCCATGATAAACCTGGGCATCGTCCACGGAAAACTGAAAGACCTTCGTTCAGCCAGGAAGTATCTGAAAAGCGCTCAAAAAATCGCTCTGGGTTTGAAAAACGACAAATTTTCCAAGGAAATAAATGTATATCTCGCGAACGCCGAGATTTCCTCAAAAAAGTACAAATCGGCTGAAAAAAGACTTAAAGAAGTAATCAGAGTTTCTCATGATCAAGAAACTGAAATTGAAGCGGAAACAATGCTTCTTCGTTTGAAAAACCTCTCAAAATCGAGTCCGGGAGAGTTAATCGAAAATATAAAGAAACTGACAGGTTTTAAGAATTACCCCCCTGACAAAAAAATCAAAGCCCACATGCTTTACGAAATCACGAAATCCATGAATAGAATCAGAAAAAAACCGGAATTGTTGATCCTTTCGGTTGATGAAGACTTTATCAGCCAATGCCTTTACTTGACCGGCTCTAGGAAAAAAAGAGGGTTTCTCCACGAAAAACCCGATAGAATTCTCTTTTTGTTTGCAGAAGAAACTTACAAATTCTTAAAGACTTTAAACAGGGAGAGAAGCACTAAAGATTTGTCTAAGAAAACAAATGAAATGAAAAAAGTTTTGGAAAGGACAAAAGATGCCGTCATCAAAAAGAAGTGA
- the rfbC gene encoding dTDP-4-dehydrorhamnose 3,5-epimerase, with product MNIKNLSIQGLMLFDLEKHDDKRGWFFEIFNETKLIKPNLQNIKQVNFSISYQNVIRGLHYQKPPRAQAKLIHVIEGIIFDVALDIRKSSPTFKQWKGVVLDHTKPQSLFIPEGFAHGFCVLSETAKVLYCVWDSYDKSCERGIKPTDPELKIQWPKGPHILSEKDESLPLFSEVKDFF from the coding sequence ATGAATATTAAAAACCTATCCATCCAGGGGCTTATGTTGTTTGACCTCGAAAAACACGACGACAAGCGAGGATGGTTTTTTGAGATATTCAACGAAACAAAACTTATAAAACCCAATTTGCAAAACATCAAACAGGTAAACTTTTCAATTTCATACCAAAACGTCATCCGGGGTCTTCATTATCAGAAACCACCGAGAGCACAAGCGAAATTGATCCACGTAATCGAAGGAATAATCTTCGACGTCGCCCTCGATATAAGAAAATCCTCCCCCACTTTCAAACAATGGAAAGGAGTGGTTTTAGACCATACAAAACCTCAATCTCTATTCATCCCGGAAGGTTTTGCCCACGGATTCTGCGTTTTAAGCGAAACGGCAAAAGTTTTGTACTGCGTTTGGGATTCTTACGACAAATCATGCGAAAGAGGCATCAAACCAACCGATCCGGAATTAAAAATCCAGTGGCCCAAAGGGCCTCATATTCTCTCTGAAAAGGACGAATCTCTTCCGCTGTTTTCGGAAGTGAAAGACTTTTTTTAA
- a CDS encoding dCMP deaminase family protein, whose amino-acid sequence MPSSKRSDYITWDEYFMGVAILSAKRSKDPSTQVGACIVNSKNKIVGVGYNGFPTGCSDEDFPWNRDGSFLESKYAYVCHAELNAVLNKISVDLYDCRIYVGLFPCNECAKVIIQSGIKEVVYLSDKYAESDQTKAAKRMFDSAKVAYRQYEVKRKNIIIDFDLI is encoded by the coding sequence ATGCCGTCATCAAAAAGAAGTGATTACATAACATGGGATGAGTACTTCATGGGAGTTGCCATACTTTCAGCAAAAAGAAGCAAAGATCCTTCCACCCAGGTTGGCGCCTGCATAGTGAATTCAAAAAATAAAATCGTAGGTGTAGGTTACAACGGTTTCCCAACTGGTTGCTCCGACGAGGATTTTCCGTGGAATCGAGACGGGAGCTTTCTTGAATCTAAATACGCTTATGTCTGTCATGCAGAACTAAACGCAGTATTGAATAAAATAAGCGTTGACCTGTATGATTGCAGAATTTACGTTGGGCTTTTCCCTTGCAACGAATGCGCCAAAGTCATCATTCAATCCGGAATTAAAGAAGTCGTATACCTCTCGGATAAATACGCCGAATCGGACCAGACAAAAGCCGCAAAGAGAATGTTCGACAGCGCCAAAGTTGCTTACAGGCAATACGAGGTGAAAAGGAAAAATATAATCATTGACTTTGATTTGATCTGA
- a CDS encoding FprA family A-type flavoprotein: MLRSVKITEKVHWVGAIDCSLRYFHGYTTNFGTTYNAYLILSDKITLIDTVKKGFEEEMLSRIESVVDPEKIDYIVSNHSEPDHSGALVWTVEKVKPVKVYASPNGVKALNKYYPSLEVSQIKDAEKIDIGGSSLDFFITPMLHWPDSMVSYLTPEKIVFSQDAFGMHLASSERFDDEMDWATLKSASAQYYANIITPYAKQVETALRKIGGLDISIVAPDHGPIWRDMERFKKIIKHYSDWASGKLERKAVIVYETMWKSTELMAKHLEDGLRSENINVSIIDLKTGKRSDVASELLGASALLAGSPTLNNNAFPSLFDALSYAKGLKFKIPFGVVFGSFGWSGEGTGQLKTLLESMSIEVLHEIKCLYIPDEEILERCFEAGKDLGKKINENSKGN, translated from the coding sequence ATGTTAAGATCTGTAAAAATAACAGAAAAGGTCCACTGGGTAGGCGCGATCGACTGTAGTCTGCGCTATTTTCATGGTTACACTACAAATTTCGGGACAACCTACAACGCCTATTTGATCTTGTCAGATAAAATAACTCTAATCGACACTGTTAAAAAAGGGTTTGAAGAAGAGATGTTGTCGAGAATAGAGTCTGTAGTCGATCCGGAGAAGATAGACTACATTGTTTCAAACCATTCAGAGCCTGACCATTCAGGAGCCCTTGTCTGGACAGTGGAAAAGGTCAAACCCGTAAAAGTTTACGCTTCACCAAACGGAGTCAAAGCCTTAAATAAATATTATCCCAGCTTGGAAGTATCCCAAATAAAGGACGCTGAAAAAATCGACATAGGAGGCTCTTCTCTCGATTTTTTCATCACCCCCATGCTCCACTGGCCCGACAGTATGGTCTCTTATCTCACCCCGGAGAAAATAGTGTTTTCACAGGACGCATTTGGAATGCATCTCGCTTCATCAGAGAGGTTCGACGATGAAATGGATTGGGCGACACTGAAAAGCGCATCAGCGCAATACTACGCCAACATAATCACGCCATACGCGAAACAGGTCGAAACAGCCCTTAGAAAAATTGGAGGGCTCGATATCTCCATTGTAGCTCCAGATCACGGACCAATATGGAGAGACATGGAAAGGTTCAAAAAAATTATAAAACATTATTCGGACTGGGCGTCGGGCAAGTTGGAGAGAAAAGCAGTTATAGTCTATGAGACGATGTGGAAGAGCACCGAGCTAATGGCTAAACATCTTGAGGACGGACTCAGGTCTGAAAATATAAACGTATCAATAATTGATCTTAAAACAGGGAAAAGAAGCGATGTCGCGTCTGAGCTTTTAGGCGCATCAGCTCTTCTCGCGGGTTCTCCCACTTTGAACAACAACGCTTTCCCATCCCTTTTTGACGCTTTGTCTTACGCGAAAGGTCTAAAATTTAAAATTCCTTTCGGAGTTGTTTTCGGTTCTTTCGGATGGAGCGGAGAAGGGACCGGACAGCTTAAAACACTTCTTGAATCTATGTCAATTGAAGTTCTGCATGAAATTAAATGTCTTTACATACCTGATGAAGAAATACTTGAAAGATGCTTTGAAGCTGGAAAAGATTTGGGCAAAAAGATAAACGAAAATTCTAAGGGGAATTAA